The following are from one region of the Hymenobacter sp. YIM 151858-1 genome:
- a CDS encoding alpha/beta hydrolase family protein gives MIQNKLFQRFARYAWLLSTALLLVPTPSCQKESAAKPAPPTTPQAPEPTGGRLISSTLIGEYDQRTLAGRVASVPLVGALAQHPIKVYKLTYSTRNTDGQDITASGALLVPVTTKALPLLSYQHGTISPSSESMAPSYYSSSSEVWSAVSVLASTGYIVSAPDYIGYGASKALPHPYEHAPSLASASLDMLRAAREFCQKQQVQLNKKNFLLGYSEGGFATMALHKLIEEQASNEFTVTASAPGAGAYHKTAFAKYILNSTQPLNFLNSYVWVLNTYNRVYDIRRPLTHYYNQPYATQLQSNPFTAVPKQVQQLFTESFRTSVLNNNDAPMSTAFRNNDVYDWKPKAPLALFHGTADDYVPFFNSQDAYDAMRAKGATQVQLRPIQGGNHFSAAGAYTLEAFGFISQYY, from the coding sequence GTGATACAGAACAAGCTTTTTCAGCGGTTTGCGCGCTACGCCTGGCTGCTCTCCACGGCCCTGCTGCTGGTGCCTACGCCCAGTTGCCAGAAAGAATCGGCCGCTAAGCCGGCACCGCCCACAACGCCGCAAGCCCCTGAGCCCACCGGCGGCCGGCTTATCAGCAGCACGCTTATCGGCGAGTACGACCAACGCACGCTGGCGGGCCGCGTGGCCTCGGTGCCGCTGGTAGGTGCCCTGGCCCAACATCCCATTAAGGTGTACAAGCTGACCTACAGCACGCGCAACACCGATGGGCAGGATATTACCGCCTCGGGGGCGCTGCTGGTGCCGGTTACCACCAAGGCTTTGCCGCTGCTAAGCTACCAGCACGGCACCATCTCGCCATCATCCGAAAGCATGGCGCCATCTTACTACAGCTCGAGCAGCGAGGTATGGTCGGCGGTATCGGTGCTGGCTTCCACGGGCTACATCGTATCGGCTCCCGATTACATCGGCTACGGTGCCTCCAAGGCCCTGCCGCACCCCTACGAGCACGCGCCGTCGCTGGCGTCGGCTTCGCTGGATATGCTGCGGGCGGCGCGCGAGTTCTGCCAAAAGCAGCAGGTACAGCTCAACAAGAAGAACTTCCTGCTGGGCTACTCCGAAGGCGGCTTTGCTACCATGGCCCTGCACAAGCTGATTGAGGAGCAGGCCAGCAACGAGTTTACCGTTACGGCCAGCGCGCCGGGCGCCGGGGCTTACCACAAAACGGCCTTTGCCAAGTATATCCTCAACTCCACGCAGCCGCTCAATTTCCTGAACTCCTACGTGTGGGTGCTGAACACCTACAACCGCGTGTACGATATCCGGCGGCCGCTTACGCACTACTACAACCAGCCCTACGCCACGCAGCTGCAGAGCAACCCCTTTACTGCGGTGCCGAAACAGGTGCAGCAGCTCTTTACCGAGAGCTTCCGGACGAGCGTGCTCAACAACAACGACGCGCCGATGAGCACCGCCTTCCGCAACAACGACGTGTACGACTGGAAGCCCAAAGCCCCGCTGGCCCTCTTCCACGGCACCGCCGACGACTACGTGCCGTTCTTCAACTCGCAGGATGCTTACGATGCCATGCGCGCCAAAGGAGCCACGCAGGTGCAGCTGCGGCCCATTCAGGGCGGCAACCACTTCAGCGCGGCAGGAGCCTATACGTTGGAGGCGTTTGGCTTCATTTCGCAGTATTACTAG
- a CDS encoding septal ring lytic transglycosylase RlpA family protein: MKLTQRQNLSGLLMTWLVALLLLAGSFPTLADDTPTATASKSAVLRGRASWYGREHQGKRTSNGERFDRNQYTCAHKTLPFGTRLRVTNPQNGKAVVVRVTDRGPYRHQRILDLSEVAARPLGIVQLGSAGVVAQIVPADTPLGPVQGVASVPAEQETDIVVTETSPEPAETYVVQAGTFGELRNAEALAAQIKALDAQLPVAVRQDNVNGRPLNRVIVGERLPRPQADELWQRLQSRGISGLVRQAENL; this comes from the coding sequence ATGAAGTTGACCCAACGACAGAACCTCTCGGGCTTGCTGATGACTTGGCTGGTAGCCCTGCTGCTACTGGCCGGCTCATTCCCAACTCTGGCCGACGATACCCCCACCGCTACCGCCTCGAAAAGCGCTGTGCTGCGCGGCCGGGCCTCGTGGTACGGACGCGAGCACCAAGGCAAACGCACCAGCAACGGCGAGCGTTTCGACCGCAACCAATACACCTGCGCGCACAAAACCCTGCCCTTCGGCACCCGCCTGCGCGTAACCAACCCCCAGAACGGCAAAGCCGTGGTGGTGCGCGTAACCGACCGCGGCCCCTACCGCCACCAGCGCATCCTGGATTTGTCGGAAGTAGCGGCCCGCCCGCTGGGCATCGTGCAGCTGGGCTCGGCTGGCGTGGTGGCCCAAATCGTACCCGCCGACACCCCCCTGGGCCCGGTACAGGGCGTGGCCAGCGTGCCCGCCGAACAGGAAACCGACATTGTGGTGACGGAAACCTCGCCCGAGCCCGCCGAAACCTACGTGGTGCAGGCCGGCACCTTCGGCGAGCTGCGCAACGCCGAGGCCCTGGCCGCCCAAATCAAAGCCCTCGACGCGCAGCTGCCCGTGGCCGTGCGCCAGGACAACGTGAACGGCCGCCCGCTCAACCGCGTGATTGTGGGCGAGCGGCTGCCCCGCCCCCAGGCCGACGAGCTGTGGCAGCGCCTGCAGAGCCGCGGTATTAGTGGGCTCGTGCGTCAGGCCGAAAATCTGTAG
- a CDS encoding penicillin acylase family protein — protein sequence MLRYIRAGLALLTTGTLVWALNTNHGEVPAFGKFLSPYEGFWRNGEAPSDFAAEQTLELPGLQQPVTVRFDDQRVPHIFAQNDHDLYFAQGYFTARDRLWQMEFQTHVAAGRISEIVGPRALEYDRFQRRMGLPYGAEKSLEVMLANPTTRTVLEAYTAGVNAHINSLAPRDYPLEYKLLNYAPEAWTPLKCALLLKLMAWDLSGRSDDLRLSNALHKYGPAVVRDLFPDYPTREDPIVPVGTPLDYTPVKTPPVPEVFAAAASDKVPALEPDADLGSNNFAVSGARSASGLPILANDPHLQLNLPSIWYQMQLVAPGVNVYGVTIPGAPTIIIGFNQEVAWGVTNVGADVLDWYQLKFKDKTKREYWHDGQWKPIRRVVERIKVRGLPERLDTVLYTHHGPITYDRAEKVFNEQTPIRHALRWTAHEGGNEVLTFYGLNRARNYQDYAAALGTYASPAQNFIFASQQNDVAIWPNGKFPLKWKNQGKFVLDGANPQHDWQGWIPQAQNPHVKNPARGFVSSANQFPAGPDYPYYLGWSFASYERGHRINEQLARMRKATPDSLRVLQNDNLNLHAQLILPRMLALVQPEQLTAAQRRAYNELSRWNYLHDAQLIAPSIFEMWYPELAKRIWDDDFGLKATGLEMRYPTRDRTVNLIMREDTSRWIDDRRTPQRETLPQLALQSFQLATDSLTRKYGDLGPKWRWANHKSTDILHLARLPGFGRLDLDCGGGAAIVNATTERNGPSWRMVVALGAEPKAYGVFPGGQSGNPGSRYYDNMIETWRTGQLNELIYLTSPTQQHPRVHAAWTLQRR from the coding sequence ATGCTGCGCTACATCCGGGCCGGTTTGGCTCTTCTGACTACGGGTACCCTGGTGTGGGCCCTCAACACCAACCACGGCGAGGTGCCGGCCTTCGGCAAGTTCCTGAGCCCGTACGAGGGCTTTTGGCGCAACGGCGAAGCCCCCAGCGACTTTGCCGCCGAGCAAACCCTAGAGCTGCCCGGCCTGCAGCAGCCCGTAACGGTGCGCTTCGACGACCAGCGCGTGCCGCACATCTTCGCCCAGAACGACCACGACCTTTACTTCGCCCAGGGCTACTTTACGGCCCGCGACCGGCTCTGGCAGATGGAGTTTCAGACGCACGTAGCGGCCGGACGCATTTCGGAGATTGTCGGACCTAGGGCCTTGGAGTACGACCGGTTTCAGCGCCGCATGGGCTTGCCCTACGGGGCCGAAAAGTCGCTCGAGGTGATGCTAGCCAACCCCACCACGCGCACGGTGCTGGAGGCCTACACGGCCGGGGTAAATGCCCACATCAACAGCCTAGCGCCGCGCGACTACCCGCTCGAGTACAAACTGCTGAACTACGCCCCCGAAGCTTGGACGCCGCTCAAGTGCGCCCTGCTGCTGAAGCTGATGGCCTGGGACCTAAGCGGCCGCTCCGACGATTTGCGCCTCTCCAACGCCCTGCACAAGTACGGCCCCGCGGTGGTGCGCGACTTGTTCCCGGACTATCCCACGCGCGAAGACCCGATTGTGCCCGTAGGCACGCCGCTCGATTACACGCCCGTGAAAACGCCGCCGGTGCCGGAGGTGTTTGCCGCCGCGGCTTCCGATAAGGTACCTGCCCTGGAGCCCGACGCCGACCTAGGCTCGAACAACTTTGCCGTGAGCGGCGCGCGCTCAGCTTCGGGCTTGCCCATTCTGGCCAACGACCCCCACCTGCAGCTCAACCTGCCCAGCATTTGGTACCAGATGCAGCTGGTGGCGCCCGGCGTAAACGTGTACGGCGTTACCATTCCGGGGGCGCCCACCATCATCATCGGCTTCAACCAGGAGGTAGCCTGGGGCGTGACGAACGTGGGCGCCGACGTGCTCGACTGGTACCAGCTGAAGTTCAAAGACAAGACCAAGCGCGAGTACTGGCACGACGGGCAGTGGAAACCCATCCGGCGCGTGGTGGAGCGCATTAAAGTGCGCGGCCTGCCCGAGCGGCTCGATACGGTGCTCTACACCCACCACGGCCCCATCACCTACGACCGCGCCGAGAAGGTTTTCAACGAGCAAACGCCCATTCGGCACGCCCTGCGCTGGACGGCCCACGAGGGCGGCAACGAGGTGCTCACGTTCTACGGCCTCAACCGCGCCCGCAACTACCAGGACTACGCCGCGGCCCTGGGCACCTACGCCTCGCCGGCCCAAAACTTCATCTTTGCCAGCCAGCAGAACGACGTGGCCATTTGGCCCAACGGCAAGTTTCCGTTGAAGTGGAAAAACCAGGGCAAGTTTGTGCTCGATGGCGCCAACCCGCAGCACGATTGGCAGGGCTGGATTCCACAGGCACAGAACCCGCACGTGAAGAACCCGGCGCGCGGCTTTGTGTCGTCGGCCAACCAGTTTCCGGCCGGGCCCGATTACCCCTATTACCTAGGCTGGAGCTTTGCCAGCTACGAGCGCGGCCACCGCATCAACGAGCAGCTGGCGCGCATGCGCAAAGCCACGCCCGACTCGCTGCGCGTGCTACAGAACGACAACCTGAACCTGCACGCCCAACTGATACTGCCGCGCATGCTGGCCTTGGTGCAGCCCGAGCAGCTAACCGCCGCCCAGCGCCGCGCCTACAACGAGCTCAGCCGCTGGAACTACCTGCACGATGCGCAGCTTATTGCCCCAAGTATTTTTGAAATGTGGTACCCCGAGTTGGCCAAGCGCATCTGGGACGACGACTTCGGCCTGAAAGCCACCGGCCTGGAAATGCGCTACCCAACCCGCGACCGGACGGTTAACCTCATCATGCGCGAAGACACCTCGCGCTGGATCGACGACCGCCGCACGCCGCAGCGCGAAACCCTGCCGCAACTGGCCTTGCAGTCGTTCCAGCTTGCCACCGATTCGCTTACCCGCAAGTACGGCGACTTAGGGCCCAAGTGGCGCTGGGCCAACCACAAGAGTACCGACATCCTGCACCTGGCCCGCCTGCCCGGTTTCGGCCGCCTGGATCTGGATTGCGGCGGCGGCGCGGCCATCGTAAACGCCACCACCGAGCGCAACGGCCCCTCGTGGCGTATGGTGGTAGCCCTAGGTGCCGAGCCGAAAGCCTACGGCGTGTTCCCCGGCGGGCAAAGCGGCAACCCCGGCTCCCGCTACTACGACAACATGATCGAAACCTGGCGCACGGGCCAGCTCAACGAGCTGATTTACCTGACCTCGCCCACCCAACAACACCCGCGCGTGCACGCCGCCTGGACGCTGCAACGCCGCTAA
- a CDS encoding DUF72 domain-containing protein, with product MDFGRLPDVRGLDFTLPPDHPDTATLLARTAPLAEPAGIWVGCPTWTNRSWLGQWYPLGLREADQLMWYGRQFNSLEVNVTHYRIPDADMVRRWRQAVPEHFRFCPKVPQSISHDRELFRAEDLTNSFCRALEGLGEQLGMAFLQLPPHFAPQQLPRLERYLLDWPQHLPLAVELRHPAWYHDKALLAETAALLEALGKTWVISDVAGRRDVLHQRLTTPAAFIRFNGHALHRSDYLRADAWAERLAAWLQSGLQQVYFFIHQREVNDAPVWAQYFLQRLGKLTGRELPAPKLVVQPVQGKLF from the coding sequence ATGGATTTTGGCCGCTTACCCGATGTGCGCGGGCTCGACTTTACCCTGCCGCCCGACCACCCCGACACCGCCACGCTGCTGGCCCGCACCGCCCCGCTTGCCGAGCCGGCCGGTATCTGGGTGGGCTGCCCCACCTGGACAAACCGCTCGTGGCTAGGCCAATGGTACCCCTTGGGCCTGCGCGAGGCCGATCAGCTGATGTGGTACGGCCGGCAGTTCAACTCCTTGGAGGTGAACGTAACGCACTACCGCATTCCCGATGCCGACATGGTGCGGCGCTGGCGCCAGGCCGTGCCCGAGCACTTCCGCTTTTGCCCCAAAGTGCCGCAAAGCATCAGCCACGACCGGGAGCTGTTTCGGGCCGAAGACCTGACCAACTCGTTTTGCCGCGCCCTCGAAGGGTTGGGCGAGCAGCTGGGCATGGCCTTTTTGCAGCTGCCGCCCCACTTTGCGCCCCAGCAGCTGCCGCGCCTCGAGCGATACCTGCTCGACTGGCCCCAGCACCTGCCCTTGGCCGTGGAGCTGCGCCACCCCGCCTGGTACCACGACAAAGCGCTGCTGGCCGAAACCGCGGCCCTGCTCGAAGCCCTAGGTAAAACCTGGGTTATCAGCGACGTGGCCGGCCGCCGCGACGTGCTGCACCAGCGCCTCACCACGCCCGCAGCGTTTATCCGCTTCAACGGCCACGCCCTGCACCGCTCCGATTACCTCCGCGCCGATGCCTGGGCCGAGCGCCTCGCTGCGTGGCTGCAAAGCGGCCTGCAGCAGGTGTATTTCTTTATCCATCAGCGCGAAGTGAACGACGCCCCCGTGTGGGCACAGTACTTTTTGCAGCGCCTGGGCAAGCTTACCGGCCGCGAGCTGCCCGCTCCCAAGCTGGTGGTGCAGCCCGTGCAGGGCAAGCTGTTTTAG